One region of Rhizoctonia solani chromosome 9, complete sequence genomic DNA includes:
- a CDS encoding cobalamin-independent synthase, catalytic domain-containing protein, with the protein MPIPCEVVGSIPRPLKLQRAFAAYEARQITFEQLEPEINHACEDTIRRMEDAGQLVITDGEQRISSFATYPIFDTLHGTGLAENLVLDGHGQMFAIFADGHERRLPRLVSGPFRFKTFAADYMAQGLHFAQNLVKQCETDIRKCFQAGAVRVSIDFTEGRLALRNDSRNPWTGERLLDFFLELNNRVINRFTAVERAHIGVHTCPGGDWDSTHSLDVPYELLLKEMFRLGSYLIIGIPELL; encoded by the exons ATGCCTATTCCTTGTGAAGTAGTTGGGTCCATCCCACGACCACTCAAGCTCCAACGTGCATTTGCAGCGTATGAAGCAAGGCAAAT AACCTTTGAACAGCTCGAGCCGGAAATTAATCATGCTTGCGAGGATACGATTCGACGAATGGAGGACGCTGGCCAACTTGTCATTACTGACGGAGAGCAGAGGATTAGTTCTTTCGCGACATATCCTATCTTCGA TACACTGCACGGAACGGGACTAGCAGAGAATCTTGTGCTCGACGGACACGGTCAG ATGTTTGCAAT CTTTGCCGACGGACATGAACGCCGTCTCCCACGTCTGGTTTCGGGACCGTTTAGGTTCAAGACTTTTGCTGCAGATTACATGGCTCAGGGTTTACACTTTGCCCAGAACTTGGTGAAGCAG TGCGAAACAGATATTCGCAAATGCTTCCAGGCTGGAGCAGTCCGCGTATCGATAGATTTCACTGAGGGACGGCTCGCTCTTAGGAACGACAGTCGAAATCCGTGGACCGG TGAACGTTTGCTAGACTTTTTCCTCGAACTTAACAATCGGGTGATCAATCGGTTTACAGCCGTCGAACGTGCACATATCGGGGTTCATACATGTCCCGGTGGCGATTGGGACTCAACCCATAGTCTGGATGTTCCATACGAATTGTTGCTTAAGGAAATGTTTAGACTG GGGTCTTACTTAATCATCGGTATTCCTGAACTTCTTTGA
- a CDS encoding 5-methyltetrahydropteroyltriglutamate-homocysteine S-methyltransferase, translating into MAFATVYLEPARLIDNDSLRERFQNAGYFLIQCASEKDRNKVFKLIGKHIRRDANGVKQELNWGNALAWHFLQMAYIGVTSTIDPRVESPEEIAQMLVAATKYIPADQLGATDDCGFSPFCDDKKPKHGGSPDYARDIAFQKIAARVKGARIASERLGI; encoded by the exons ATGGCTTTTGCAACTGTGTATTTGGAACCCGCTCGACTCATTGACAACGATTCGCTCCGTGAACGCTTCCAGAACGCAGGTTATTTTTTAATTCAATGTGCCTCTGAGAAAGACCGGAATAAAGTTTTCAAGCTCATTGGAAAACACATTCGGCGGGACGCGAATGGTGTCAAGCAG GAACTGAATTGGGGTAACGCTCTCGCCTGGCATTTTCTGCAGATGGCGTATATTGGGGTAACGAGTACAATCGACCCAAGGGTAGAATCTCCTGAGGAAATTGCTCAAATGTTGGTTGCCGCGACCAAGTATATTCCTGCTGATCAACTTGGTGCCACAGATG ACTGTGGGTTCTCGCCTTTTTGCGATGACAAGAAGCC GAAACATGGTGGGTCGCCTGACTATGCTCGGGATATTGCCTTCCAAAAGATAGCAGCGCGGGTTAAAGGAGCCCGAATTGCCAGTGAACGACTGGGAATATAA